TCATAAAATAAGGGATATTCTATTTGGAATGAAGTCAAACGGCTGGGCAGCACAAAACATCATATTTGGAATGGGCGGAGGGCTCCATTCTTCAGTAAACAGAGACACTCAGAGAAATGCATTTAAATGTTCAGCACAGTTAAGAAACGGAACATGGTATGACATCTTTAAAAATCCATTGGACAGCAGCAAAAAATCAAAAACCGGAAGATTAAAATTAGTAAAGGAAAACAGCCACTTTAAAACTGTTCCAATATCTGATGAAAGAAAAGACTATCTGCAGACTGTCTTTAAAAATGGTGAATTAATAAGAAAGGAAAATTTCCTGGATATTAAAAACAAAACGCTAACATACACAAGGAAGAGATAAAATGAAAGAAGATATGTATATCACTTTAGTAAGTATGAGACACTTTTTTGGAGTGAAGCCTTTTAAAAAAGACGGAATTCTTAAATTAATAAAAGAAAAGGACAACAACTATGATGATGAAGCCATTAAAGTTGAAATGAGACACGCCGGACAGGTAGCATATGTATCAAACAGTACAAATACGGTAATCAGAGGAACAATGAGTGCCGGCAGAATTTATGACAAAATTTTAGATGAAGATTATGCACAAATCAAATTCTACAACAGAGATATTGGAATAGCTAAAATATTAACTCCTGATGAAATAGATGAATTAAAAAAAGATCCTGAAAATGATTTGAACTTTATATAAGTGATTAAAAATGAATTTAAAACATTTGAGTTTAGCTG
This genomic stretch from Methanobrevibacter smithii ATCC 35061 harbors:
- a CDS encoding HIRAN domain-containing protein codes for the protein MKEDMYITLVSMRHFFGVKPFKKDGILKLIKEKDNNYDDEAIKVEMRHAGQVAYVSNSTNTVIRGTMSAGRIYDKILDEDYAQIKFYNRDIGIAKILTPDEIDELKKDPENDLNFI